The Micromonospora sp. WMMD961 genome has a segment encoding these proteins:
- a CDS encoding DUF1003 domain-containing protein has product MAEQRRTERLDQPREPRGIKLPRFDAEAFGRWSEGIARGMGTANFIVVMTVVITIWFVWNTLAPADLRFDPYTFTFLTLVLSLQASYAAPLILLAQNRQADRDRLALEEDRRRATAQKADTEYLAREIAALRIALGEVATRDFLRSELTRLAEELDEAGQRRQRLERRQQEKDSRQERRGQRPTDGVSLDEPRDDLDGDFTRGARPDGTGPRRSEG; this is encoded by the coding sequence ATGGCTGAGCAGCGGCGAACCGAACGGCTGGACCAACCACGCGAGCCGCGGGGCATCAAGCTGCCCCGGTTCGACGCGGAGGCGTTCGGCCGGTGGTCGGAGGGCATCGCCCGGGGCATGGGCACCGCGAACTTCATCGTGGTCATGACGGTGGTCATCACCATCTGGTTCGTCTGGAACACGTTGGCGCCGGCAGACCTGCGCTTCGACCCGTACACGTTCACGTTCCTGACCCTGGTGCTGTCGTTGCAGGCCAGCTACGCCGCACCACTGATCCTGCTGGCCCAGAACCGGCAGGCCGACCGGGACCGGTTGGCGTTGGAGGAGGACCGGCGGCGGGCCACCGCGCAGAAGGCGGACACCGAGTACCTGGCCCGCGAGATCGCCGCGCTGCGGATCGCGCTGGGTGAGGTCGCCACCCGCGACTTCCTCCGTTCCGAGCTGACCCGGCTGGCCGAGGAACTGGACGAGGCCGGGCAACGCCGGCAACGACTGGAGCGCCGCCAGCAGGAAAAGGACAGCCGGCAGGAGCGACGTGGCCAGCGCCCGACCGACGGTGTCAGCCTGGACGAACCCCGCGACGACCTGGACGGCGACTTCACCCGCGGCGCCCGGCCGGACGGCACCGGGCCGCGCCGGTCGGAGGGTTGA
- a CDS encoding CBS domain-containing protein has protein sequence MSTPTRVYIARLAGVAVFDPNGDQVGRVRDAVARLRATKRPPEVVGLVAEMPMRRRIFLSINRITSIDADAVVLGSGTLNLRRFEKRPNELLVLQELLDRRVQLDPGGQPGAVVDVAMECSRGGEWSLTRVAVREQTGRLTRRGHLHQVEWDRVRGLSGIADNRGTANLLAVLEDMRPADLANALQDLPDARRNEVAAALDDERLADVLSELPEHDQVEILAALDRERAADVLEEMDPDDAADLLNELPPPEQDVLLDLMEPDEADPVRQLLKYTPGTAGSVMTSEPVILPPDATVAEALARIREPQLSPAVAAQVFVTRAPQNTPTGRYLGMVHFQALLREPPADLLGKVVVNDIDPLRPTTPLPEITRRMATYDLVAMPVIDRNNRLVGAVTVDDVLDHSLPRDWRDRDALPAPGATDPVLDGVDG, from the coding sequence GTGAGCACGCCGACCCGGGTCTACATCGCCCGTCTCGCCGGAGTCGCCGTCTTCGATCCGAACGGTGACCAGGTGGGCCGGGTCCGTGACGCCGTGGCACGGCTCCGGGCGACGAAACGTCCGCCGGAGGTGGTGGGCCTGGTCGCGGAGATGCCGATGCGTCGTCGGATCTTCCTGTCCATCAACCGGATCACCTCCATCGACGCGGACGCCGTCGTGCTCGGCTCCGGCACCCTCAACCTGCGCCGGTTCGAGAAGCGCCCCAACGAGTTGCTGGTGCTCCAGGAACTGCTGGACCGCCGGGTGCAACTCGACCCGGGCGGCCAGCCCGGCGCGGTGGTGGACGTCGCCATGGAATGCTCCCGGGGCGGCGAGTGGTCACTGACCCGGGTCGCCGTACGGGAGCAGACCGGGCGACTCACCCGCCGAGGTCACCTGCACCAGGTCGAGTGGGACCGGGTGCGCGGGCTCAGCGGCATCGCCGACAACCGGGGTACGGCGAACCTGCTCGCCGTCCTGGAGGACATGCGCCCCGCCGACCTGGCCAACGCGTTGCAGGACCTGCCCGACGCACGACGCAACGAGGTGGCGGCCGCGCTGGACGACGAGCGGCTGGCCGACGTGCTCAGCGAGTTGCCGGAGCACGACCAGGTGGAGATCCTCGCCGCCCTCGACCGGGAGCGCGCCGCCGACGTCCTGGAGGAGATGGACCCGGATGACGCCGCGGACCTGCTCAACGAGCTGCCCCCACCGGAGCAGGACGTGCTGCTGGACCTGATGGAGCCCGACGAGGCGGACCCGGTGCGTCAGCTGCTCAAGTACACGCCGGGCACGGCGGGCAGCGTGATGACGTCGGAGCCGGTCATCCTGCCGCCGGACGCCACCGTCGCCGAGGCGCTGGCCCGGATCCGGGAGCCGCAACTCTCCCCCGCCGTCGCCGCGCAGGTCTTCGTGACCCGGGCACCGCAGAACACGCCGACCGGCCGCTACCTGGGCATGGTGCACTTCCAGGCGCTACTGCGCGAACCACCCGCCGACCTGCTCGGCAAGGTGGTGGTCAACGACATCGACCCGCTGCGCCCCACCACCCCGCTGCCGGAGATCACCCGTCGGATGGCCACCTACGACCTGGTCGCCATGCCGGTGATCGACCGGAACAACCGGCTGGTCGGCGCCGTGACCGTGGACGACGTGCTGGACCACTCGCTGCCCCGGGACTGGCGGGACCGGGACGCCCTGCCCGCCCCGGGCGCCACCGACCCTGTGCTGGATGGCGTGGATGGCTGA
- a CDS encoding PhzF family phenazine biosynthesis protein, translated as MSTLAYEIVDVFTDRPFAGNPLAVVFGAEGLATEQMQALALEFNLSETVFVLPPTQVGVTYRARIFTPVEELPFAGHPSVGAAVTASRRGMFGVGQVTQECHAGVLPIEVTASGATLTGGTPTLGPELDPEPLLEIAGLAAEDHVGPAPRVAGCGLEFPYLPVRPEAVARARVDAAAAQRYGVSHVSVFSWDGAAQTAHARVFVPGIGIPEDPATGSAALGLGVWLVATGLLLGEGLSRYAVRQGVEMNRPSALACTVTASNGVAVGATVAGQVMPVARGEIAVPPFVG; from the coding sequence ATGTCGACCTTGGCCTACGAGATCGTGGACGTCTTCACCGACCGCCCCTTCGCCGGCAACCCGCTGGCCGTGGTGTTCGGCGCGGAGGGGCTGGCCACCGAGCAGATGCAGGCGCTCGCGCTGGAGTTCAACCTCTCCGAGACGGTGTTCGTGCTGCCTCCGACCCAGGTTGGCGTCACCTACCGGGCCCGGATCTTCACTCCGGTGGAGGAGTTGCCGTTCGCCGGGCACCCCAGTGTCGGTGCGGCGGTCACCGCGAGCCGGCGGGGCATGTTCGGTGTGGGGCAGGTCACCCAGGAGTGCCATGCCGGGGTGCTGCCGATCGAGGTGACCGCCTCCGGGGCGACGCTGACCGGCGGCACACCGACCCTCGGGCCGGAGCTGGATCCGGAGCCGTTGCTGGAGATCGCGGGGCTGGCCGCGGAGGACCACGTCGGCCCAGCTCCACGCGTCGCCGGCTGCGGGTTGGAGTTCCCGTACCTGCCGGTGCGCCCGGAGGCGGTGGCCCGCGCCCGGGTGGACGCGGCTGCGGCGCAGCGGTACGGGGTGTCGCACGTCAGCGTCTTCTCCTGGGACGGGGCCGCGCAAACCGCGCACGCCCGGGTCTTCGTGCCGGGGATCGGTATTCCGGAGGACCCGGCGACCGGCTCGGCGGCGCTCGGTCTGGGTGTCTGGCTGGTGGCGACGGGTCTGCTGCTCGGTGAGGGGCTGTCCCGTTACGCGGTGCGTCAGGGTGTGGAGATGAACCGTCCGTCGGCGCTGGCCTGCACGGTCACCGCGTCGAACGGGGTGGCGGTCGGAGCGACGGTCGCCGGCCAGGTGATGCCGGTCGCCCGGGGCGAGATCGCCGTCCCGCCATTCGTTGGCTGA
- a CDS encoding HAD family hydrolase yields the protein MPTYQAVLFDFFGTLTHSVQRGVAHAGTAELLGCHTDTLTEVLDRTYYERATGLLGNAEATLRWVCAQAGVHPSDHAVRAAVASRHRAVRADTWLRADAVPVLAALRQRGLRTGVISDCTHELPAFLPQLAVAPLLDVRVFSVQLGRCKPDPELYLTACRRLGLAPGDCLYVGDGGSQELTGAERAGMTAVRLAAPDLATHMVFNADLDWRGPTLGTLGEVLALVDTEADAEVVAVGGRTG from the coding sequence ATGCCCACCTACCAGGCGGTGCTGTTCGACTTCTTCGGCACCCTGACCCACTCGGTGCAGCGCGGCGTCGCGCACGCCGGCACCGCCGAGCTGCTCGGCTGTCACACCGACACGTTGACCGAGGTGCTGGACCGTACGTACTACGAACGGGCCACCGGCCTGCTCGGCAACGCGGAGGCGACCCTGCGCTGGGTGTGCGCCCAGGCCGGCGTACACCCCAGTGACCATGCGGTGCGGGCGGCCGTGGCGTCCCGACACCGGGCGGTCCGCGCGGACACCTGGCTGCGGGCCGACGCCGTGCCGGTGCTCGCGGCCCTACGCCAGCGCGGCCTGCGCACCGGCGTGATCAGCGACTGTACGCACGAACTGCCGGCCTTCCTGCCACAGCTCGCCGTCGCTCCCCTGCTCGACGTGCGGGTCTTCTCGGTGCAGCTCGGGCGGTGCAAACCGGATCCGGAGCTCTACCTGACCGCCTGTCGGCGACTCGGGCTGGCCCCCGGCGACTGCCTGTACGTCGGCGACGGCGGCAGCCAGGAGTTGACCGGCGCGGAGCGGGCCGGGATGACCGCCGTCCGGCTCGCCGCACCGGACCTGGCCACGCACATGGTGTTCAACGCCGACCTGGACTGGCGCGGGCCAACACTCGGCACCCTGGGCGAGGTGCTCGCCCTCGTCGACACCGAAGCCGACGCCGAGGTGGTGGCGGTGGGTGGCCGGACGGGGTGA
- a CDS encoding DMT family transporter → MPPPSHRPSLDPLTTGAVGLAVVAVSSSAPLIAYAAAPALAIAFWRNLLAVAVLGPFSLARRRAEFRRLTIGVGRREGLFCVLSGVALAGHFATWVPSAQLTTVATSTALVATQPVWQGLIARAQGRRLPRIVWIGIAVAVGGAAVATGVDVGVSGRAVLGDVLALAGAMFAAVYTAFGERARTSISTTTYTTICYGICALILLAMCLVGGVRLTGFDGRTWLAILALVAGAQLLGHSMFNYALQKIPATTVSVLILLEAPGAALLGWAWLGQVPRPYALLGMALLLAGVAVVVLGGRRAAPTALPTDPTPLHD, encoded by the coding sequence GTGCCCCCACCTTCACACCGGCCGTCCCTGGATCCGCTGACCACCGGAGCGGTCGGCCTGGCCGTGGTCGCGGTGTCGTCGTCCGCGCCGCTGATCGCGTACGCCGCCGCGCCCGCGCTGGCCATCGCGTTCTGGCGCAACCTGCTCGCGGTTGCCGTGCTGGGCCCGTTCTCGCTGGCCCGGCGTCGTGCCGAGTTCCGTCGGCTGACCATCGGCGTGGGCCGCCGGGAGGGCCTGTTCTGTGTCCTGTCCGGGGTAGCGCTGGCCGGTCACTTCGCCACCTGGGTGCCGAGCGCCCAGCTCACCACCGTCGCCACGTCCACCGCGTTGGTGGCCACCCAGCCGGTCTGGCAGGGGCTGATCGCCCGCGCCCAGGGGCGTCGGCTGCCCCGGATCGTGTGGATCGGCATCGCGGTGGCGGTCGGCGGGGCGGCGGTCGCCACCGGCGTGGACGTGGGGGTCTCCGGCCGGGCCGTCCTCGGCGACGTGCTGGCGCTGGCCGGCGCGATGTTCGCCGCCGTCTACACCGCCTTCGGCGAACGGGCCCGGACGAGCATCAGCACGACCACGTACACCACCATCTGCTACGGGATCTGCGCCCTCATCCTGCTGGCCATGTGCCTGGTCGGCGGCGTACGGCTGACCGGGTTCGACGGGCGTACCTGGCTGGCCATCCTGGCCCTGGTGGCCGGCGCCCAACTGCTCGGGCACTCGATGTTCAACTACGCCCTGCAGAAGATCCCGGCGACCACGGTGAGCGTGCTGATCCTGCTGGAGGCGCCCGGCGCGGCACTGCTCGGGTGGGCCTGGCTGGGTCAGGTTCCCCGCCCGTACGCGCTGCTCGGGATGGCGTTGCTGCTGGCCGGCGTGGCGGTGGTGGTGCTCGGCGGTCGTCGCGCCGCACCCACCGCGCTGCCCACCGACCCGACCCCGCTCCACGACTGA
- a CDS encoding SigE family RNA polymerase sigma factor, with product MTTEDRTRDSFADFVRAETAGLTRLAYLLTGDRHHAEDLVQVALARVAVRWERVADPHAYLRRVLCTQAASWWRWRRARPPERLDGVVPERPDPGDDAEVRLVLWTALARLTVRQRAVLVLRYYEDRTETETAALLGCRVGTVKSQTRHALRRLRVLAPELAELVGRSPQEVTSR from the coding sequence TTGACGACTGAGGACCGCACCCGGGACAGTTTCGCCGACTTCGTCCGGGCCGAGACCGCCGGGCTGACCCGGCTCGCGTACCTGTTGACCGGTGACCGGCACCATGCCGAGGACCTGGTCCAGGTGGCACTGGCTCGGGTCGCGGTGCGGTGGGAGAGGGTCGCAGACCCGCACGCCTACCTGCGGCGGGTGCTCTGCACCCAGGCGGCCAGTTGGTGGCGCTGGCGACGGGCCCGTCCGCCCGAGCGGCTGGACGGCGTCGTGCCGGAACGTCCCGACCCGGGCGACGACGCCGAGGTCCGGCTGGTGCTGTGGACGGCGTTGGCCCGGCTGACCGTGCGGCAGCGCGCGGTCCTCGTGTTGCGCTACTACGAGGACCGCACCGAGACGGAGACGGCAGCACTGCTCGGCTGCCGGGTCGGCACGGTGAAGAGTCAGACCCGGCACGCCCTTCGCCGGCTGCGGGTGCTCGCCCCGGAGCTGGCCGAACTCGTCGGCCGGAGCCCGCAGGAGGTGACCTCCCGATGA
- a CDS encoding SDR family NAD(P)-dependent oxidoreductase translates to MEDLTGRRRLVVVTGASSGIGLAAAVRLACRGDRVALVGRDPARLQAAAERVRESSGERPELFRADFAILDDVRRLAGQLRTTYDRIDVLANNAGAIALQPLTTVDGFEMSIQANHLAPFLLTNLLADRVDRVVVTASGAHRFGALDPDDLNAPLRGYHSTIAYGTSKQANVLFTVEAARRWPTMSVYSFHPGVVRTRFGNDSRLVAIGMRFMPFRSPEKGAETLVWLANQDRSRLVDGGYYVDRRLRRPYRKAADPQLAARLWEASAKAVGIDD, encoded by the coding sequence GTGGAAGATCTCACTGGGCGCCGACGACTGGTTGTGGTGACCGGGGCCAGCTCCGGCATCGGGTTGGCCGCCGCCGTGCGCCTGGCCTGCCGGGGTGACCGGGTTGCGCTGGTCGGGCGGGACCCGGCGAGGCTCCAGGCCGCCGCGGAACGGGTCCGCGAAAGCTCGGGCGAGCGTCCGGAGTTGTTCCGGGCCGACTTCGCGATCCTCGACGACGTGCGCCGGCTGGCCGGGCAGTTACGGACGACGTACGACCGGATCGACGTGCTCGCCAACAACGCCGGAGCGATCGCGTTGCAACCGCTCACCACCGTCGACGGCTTCGAGATGTCCATCCAGGCCAACCACCTGGCTCCGTTCCTGCTGACCAATCTGCTCGCCGACCGGGTGGACCGGGTCGTGGTGACCGCCTCCGGCGCGCACCGCTTCGGCGCACTGGACCCGGACGACCTGAACGCGCCACTGCGCGGCTACCACTCGACGATCGCGTACGGCACCAGCAAGCAGGCGAACGTCCTGTTCACCGTCGAGGCGGCCCGGCGCTGGCCGACGATGTCGGTGTACAGCTTCCACCCCGGTGTGGTGCGTACCCGGTTCGGCAACGACAGCAGACTGGTGGCGATCGGCATGCGGTTCATGCCGTTCCGCAGCCCGGAGAAGGGCGCCGAGACCCTGGTGTGGCTGGCCAACCAGGATCGCTCACGGCTGGTCGACGGGGGTTACTACGTCGACCGTCGGCTGCGTCGGCCGTACCGGAAGGCCGCCGATCCGCAGCTCGCGGCCCGGCTCTGGGAGGCCAGCGCCAAGGCCGTCGGCATCGATGACTAG
- a CDS encoding CoA ester lyase codes for MAVVGRPRRSCLAVPGSSVKMLGKAQGLPADQVFLDLEDAVAPLAKPDARKNIVAALNEGDWAGKARVVRVNDLTTPWTYRDVIEVVEGAGANLDCIMLPKVQTPAQVQWLDLTLTQIEKTIGLEVGRIGIEAQIENAAGLVNVDAIAAASPRVETIIFGPADFMASINMKSMVVGGLIPDYPGDPYHYILMRILMAARMHDKQAIDGPFLQIRDVDGFREVAKRSAALGFDGKWVLHPGQIDAANEVYQPAQADYDHAELILDAYEHYTSEAGGRLGAVMLGDEMIDEASRKMALVISAKGRAAGMSRTSSFTPPEQ; via the coding sequence ATGGCCGTAGTCGGTCGCCCCCGCAGGTCCTGCCTCGCCGTACCGGGCTCCAGCGTCAAGATGCTCGGCAAGGCGCAGGGCCTTCCGGCCGACCAGGTCTTCCTCGACCTGGAGGACGCCGTCGCCCCGCTGGCCAAGCCGGACGCGCGCAAGAACATCGTCGCCGCGCTCAACGAGGGTGACTGGGCCGGCAAGGCCCGGGTGGTCCGGGTCAACGACCTGACCACCCCGTGGACCTACCGGGACGTCATCGAGGTCGTGGAGGGCGCCGGCGCCAACCTGGACTGCATCATGCTGCCGAAGGTGCAGACCCCCGCCCAGGTGCAGTGGCTGGACCTGACGCTCACCCAGATCGAGAAGACGATCGGCCTGGAGGTCGGTCGGATCGGCATCGAGGCGCAGATCGAGAACGCCGCCGGACTGGTCAACGTGGACGCGATCGCCGCCGCCTCGCCGCGCGTGGAGACCATCATCTTCGGCCCGGCCGACTTCATGGCGTCGATCAACATGAAGTCGATGGTGGTCGGCGGCTTGATCCCGGACTACCCGGGCGACCCGTACCACTACATTCTCATGCGGATCCTGATGGCCGCCCGGATGCACGACAAGCAGGCCATCGACGGCCCCTTCCTGCAGATCCGGGACGTCGACGGGTTCCGCGAGGTGGCCAAGCGCTCGGCGGCGCTGGGCTTCGACGGCAAGTGGGTGCTGCACCCGGGTCAGATCGACGCCGCCAACGAGGTCTACCAGCCGGCGCAGGCCGACTACGACCACGCCGAGCTGATCCTCGACGCGTACGAGCACTACACCTCGGAGGCCGGTGGCCGGCTCGGTGCCGTGATGCTCGGCGACGAGATGATCGACGAGGCGTCCCGCAAGATGGCGCTTGTCATCTCCGCGAAGGGCCGGGCCGCCGGAATGAGCCGTACCTCCTCGTTCACCCCGCCGGAGCAGTGA
- a CDS encoding DUF4190 domain-containing protein yields the protein MTNPPPPGGWSDPTWSAQPSSPAPDPTPVAGQPVPTQPGPTNPYAPTDPYAPGDPYTGATVPPGQPVGMYAPPGYPPHPGYGYPAPQKTNGLAIASLVLALAGLTTCGVTAPIGAILGHVAQKQIRVSGEGGEGMAKAGIIVGWIITALMVLGIALYAAAIIFAITTSNGSGSGSY from the coding sequence ATGACCAATCCCCCGCCGCCCGGCGGCTGGAGCGACCCCACGTGGTCGGCTCAGCCGTCGAGCCCCGCACCGGACCCGACCCCGGTGGCCGGTCAACCGGTACCCACCCAACCCGGCCCCACCAACCCGTACGCGCCCACCGACCCGTACGCGCCGGGCGACCCGTACACGGGTGCGACGGTGCCGCCGGGGCAGCCGGTGGGGATGTACGCGCCGCCCGGCTACCCCCCGCACCCCGGTTACGGCTACCCGGCACCGCAGAAGACCAACGGGCTGGCCATCGCGTCGCTGGTGCTGGCCCTGGCCGGCCTCACCACCTGCGGCGTCACCGCGCCGATCGGGGCGATCCTCGGCCACGTGGCGCAGAAGCAGATCCGGGTCAGCGGCGAGGGCGGTGAGGGAATGGCGAAGGCCGGCATCATCGTCGGCTGGATCATCACCGCGCTGATGGTGCTGGGCATCGCCCTCTACGCCGCCGCCATCATCTTCGCGATCACGACGAGCAACGGCAGCGGTAGCGGCAGCTACTGA
- a CDS encoding SDR family NAD(P)-dependent oxidoreductase, with protein sequence MAFDARAADRSGSRTRRDVSRPGGARRARAATPAGSPGPDEPVALADPVTMRLDGRVALVTGAGSPDGIGYATARRLADLGARVAIVSTTRRIHERAGELGVTGFVADLTDESEVGALADAVAEQLGDVEVLVNNAGLASRASQGVLRPVAQLTYDEWRGEIDRNLSTAFLCSRAFIGGMAERGWGRIVNLAATAGPVNALPTEAAYAAAKAGVVGLTRALAMEMIADGVTVNAVAPGTIYTAASTMAEIKQGLGTPVGRPGTPDEVAAAISFLCSPAASYITGQMLVVDGGNSVREARFR encoded by the coding sequence ATGGCATTCGACGCGCGCGCCGCGGACCGCTCCGGCAGCCGAACCAGACGGGACGTCAGCCGTCCCGGCGGTGCTCGACGTGCCCGCGCGGCCACACCGGCGGGCAGCCCCGGCCCCGACGAGCCGGTCGCGCTCGCCGACCCGGTGACCATGCGGCTCGACGGACGGGTCGCCCTGGTGACCGGGGCGGGCAGCCCGGACGGCATCGGGTACGCCACCGCGCGCCGACTCGCCGACCTGGGCGCTCGGGTGGCCATCGTCTCCACCACCCGGCGCATCCACGAGCGGGCCGGTGAGCTGGGGGTGACCGGCTTCGTCGCGGATCTGACCGACGAGTCGGAGGTCGGCGCGCTCGCCGACGCGGTCGCCGAGCAGTTGGGCGACGTCGAGGTGCTGGTCAACAACGCCGGCCTGGCCAGCCGGGCCAGCCAGGGAGTGCTGCGGCCGGTCGCGCAGCTGACCTACGACGAGTGGCGTGGTGAGATCGACCGCAACCTGTCCACCGCGTTCCTGTGCAGTCGCGCCTTCATCGGGGGGATGGCCGAGCGGGGCTGGGGGCGGATCGTCAACCTCGCCGCCACGGCCGGCCCGGTCAACGCACTGCCCACCGAGGCCGCGTACGCCGCGGCGAAGGCCGGAGTCGTCGGGCTGACCCGGGCGCTCGCCATGGAGATGATCGCCGACGGTGTGACGGTGAACGCGGTCGCACCGGGCACGATCTACACCGCCGCGTCCACGATGGCCGAGATCAAGCAGGGGTTGGGCACTCCGGTGGGCCGACCGGGCACTCCGGACGAGGTTGCCGCGGCGATCAGCTTCCTCTGCTCGCCGGCCGCCTCGTACATCACGGGTCAGATGCTGGTGGTGGATGGCGGCAACAGCGTCCGTGAGGCCCGTTTCCGCTGA
- a CDS encoding DUF4190 domain-containing protein: MSYPPPSGPPSDEQPPSPYEPPRDQSPYAPPPAGQPPYAPPPDQPAYELPAERSPYGPPADEPSPYAQQGPQQSAHWSQQPPYPPQGPYGQYGPPPGGPGRGTNVLAILSLVFAFVFPPAGAVLGHLAKRQIRTTGEDGDQLATWGLILGYVFTGLTVLACCGWLALVAFANTGDSNGY, from the coding sequence GTGAGCTACCCGCCGCCGTCGGGACCACCATCAGACGAGCAGCCACCGTCACCCTACGAGCCACCCCGGGACCAGTCGCCGTACGCGCCGCCGCCAGCCGGGCAGCCGCCGTATGCGCCGCCGCCGGACCAGCCGGCGTACGAGCTACCGGCGGAACGCTCACCGTACGGGCCACCGGCGGACGAACCGTCGCCGTACGCGCAGCAGGGCCCGCAGCAGTCGGCGCACTGGAGTCAGCAGCCGCCGTACCCCCCGCAGGGCCCCTACGGTCAGTACGGCCCACCGCCCGGCGGCCCGGGTCGGGGCACCAACGTGCTCGCGATCCTGTCGCTGGTGTTCGCCTTCGTGTTCCCGCCGGCCGGCGCCGTCCTCGGCCACCTGGCGAAGCGGCAGATCCGGACCACTGGCGAGGACGGCGACCAACTCGCCACCTGGGGGTTGATCCTCGGCTACGTCTTCACCGGGCTCACCGTGCTGGCCTGCTGCGGCTGGCTGGCGCTGGTGGCCTTCGCCAACACCGGCGACAGCAACGGCTACTGA
- a CDS encoding acyl-CoA dehydrogenase family protein, with amino-acid sequence MARLAQTPGLTDVQQSILETVRDFADKEIIPHAQRLEHADEYPTDILDGMREMGLFGLTIDEEFGGLGESLLTYALVVEQLSRGWMSISGIVNTHFIVAYLISQHGSAEQKARLLPKMATGEVRGAFSMSEPETGSDVSAIKSRAVRDGDNYVLNGQKMWLTNGAYSSVVATLVKTDTGADSVYGNMSTFLLEKEPGFGETAPGLTIPGKIEKMGYKGVETTEMVLDGVTVPGSSILGGTDQVGRGFYQMMDGIEVGRVNVAARACGISIRAFELAVSYAQQRKTFGQPLARHQAIAFKLAEMGTKIEAAHALMVNAARLKDAGQRNDVEAGMAKLLASEYCAEVVQEAFRIHGGYGYSKEYEIERLMREAPFLLIGEGTSEIQKTIISRGLLKEYKL; translated from the coding sequence ATGGCTCGACTCGCCCAGACGCCCGGCCTGACCGATGTGCAACAGTCGATCCTGGAGACCGTTCGGGACTTCGCCGACAAGGAGATCATCCCGCACGCGCAGCGGCTGGAACACGCCGACGAATACCCCACCGACATCCTCGACGGGATGCGCGAGATGGGGCTGTTCGGCCTTACCATCGACGAGGAGTTCGGCGGCCTGGGTGAGTCCCTGCTGACCTACGCGCTGGTGGTCGAGCAACTGTCCCGGGGCTGGATGTCGATCTCCGGCATCGTCAACACCCACTTCATCGTGGCGTACCTGATCTCCCAGCACGGCTCCGCCGAGCAGAAGGCCCGCCTGCTGCCGAAGATGGCCACCGGCGAGGTCCGGGGCGCGTTCTCGATGTCCGAGCCGGAGACCGGCTCCGACGTCTCCGCGATCAAGTCAAGGGCCGTACGCGACGGCGACAACTACGTGCTCAACGGGCAGAAGATGTGGCTGACCAACGGGGCGTACTCCTCGGTGGTGGCCACCCTGGTCAAGACCGACACCGGCGCCGACTCGGTGTACGGCAACATGAGCACCTTCCTGCTGGAGAAAGAGCCGGGCTTCGGCGAGACCGCCCCCGGCCTCACCATCCCCGGCAAGATCGAGAAAATGGGCTACAAGGGCGTCGAGACCACCGAGATGGTCCTCGACGGGGTGACCGTGCCCGGCTCCTCGATCCTCGGCGGCACCGACCAGGTGGGCCGAGGTTTCTACCAGATGATGGACGGCATCGAGGTGGGCCGGGTCAACGTGGCCGCCCGCGCCTGCGGCATCTCCATCCGCGCCTTCGAGTTGGCGGTCAGCTACGCCCAGCAGCGCAAGACGTTCGGCCAGCCGCTCGCCAGGCACCAGGCGATCGCCTTCAAGCTCGCCGAGATGGGCACGAAGATCGAGGCCGCGCACGCCCTCATGGTCAACGCCGCACGCCTCAAGGACGCCGGCCAGCGCAACGACGTCGAGGCCGGGATGGCCAAGCTGCTCGCCTCGGAATACTGCGCCGAGGTCGTCCAGGAGGCGTTCCGCATCCACGGTGGCTACGGCTACTCCAAGGAGTACGAGATCGAGCGGCTGATGCGGGAGGCCCCGTTCCTGCTCATCGGCGAGGGCACCTCGGAGATCCAGAAGACCATCATCTCCCGCGGCCTCCTCAAGGAGTACAAGCTCTAG